agggaataataggtaaaaaaaattattctttcttgatttgtcaaaatgaacaattaattagggacaattataaaatgaacagtggacaagtaattagggacaaatggAGTATTTCATTATCTTTCTATTCATTGTAAAAAAGATTTTCTTCTCTATAAATAGCGATTGTCTGATCTTCCTTTGTTTTGAGTACAAGAAAATAGAGTCGTGAAAGAGAGTTCTTATAAGTTGAAGGGATCGGAGGTGTTCTTTTTCTAAAGATTTGAACTCAATCTGTGTCTGTTGGTTGAGTTATATATTTTGTGAATTGATCATTGTATTCGGGAAAGGACAAGTCAAAAAGACTATTGCTGGACTGGCAAAAAACATTTGTTGGAGTGAGCTTGAATATAATCgtcttaaagagagcgagatatccccCCTTAGCATgaagataattattttctttatttttattttcaattgtaatttgtaatttgtaatttgtaatttttacCAACACCCTTTTACTTAAAGAGGAAAAATCGGAGTGACACTAATTAGCTTGCGTTTGAACATGCAATATGAAGCGATGATTCTAAAtcagtatttaaaaatacatgaAGAAATTATCCGTACCATGTATAAGAATTATATCAGAGAATAACTAGTTATTACTATTATTGACTAACTTGTTTATGAATAATGATAATTTGCTCATCTAGTAagattatatacaaattaaGGAAATTTCGATAGCTTCCACAACTTGTTGGGATTTCAtgcagcctatgcccgaaatctcagagacacattTATACTATACtgaggtcctattaccctcccgaacttattttgtaaataattttctaccccttttcggcctacgtggcactatcttctgggcccagcgcgtgttgacaattttttcaagttatCTGGTTGATAGTGCCACGTTGGCCGAAAAgggataaaattatttataaaataagttcgggggtaataggatcttgtctctgagatttcgggcacAGGTTGaaggggtacttatgcattttcccaaaaaaatatctaaattacatatccaaacaaaacttcaatttcaaatcataattttatatcGCACATATATAAGTGTACTGGAGTTGATACAATCCTTGAAGCAAAGCAAATATACAAACTAGAAAATGCAAAATAGAAGTAGACAAAAAGGGGAGAGAAGGAATCGAGTCCCTATTGAATTTCCACTCCATAGAATTGCTCAGATGATAAAAAATTTTACCTTCGATCTTAAAAGTATGCATTTGAATTACAAATGAAGCAAAAAAGTGTAACTTCTAAGGAAGAGTATTAAAAAGAATGATCttaatttcttgaaattagGTAAAAGTCTCTGACAAGTGAGGACGTGTGGTCTTAATCTTATAGCAACTTCCCTCATGCCACATTGTGATAATTCCATATGAATTGATCAGTACTAAGAAGCATGTACTCGGGTGATTGCTTTTAATTAGGCAAACATCTCGATTGTCTTTGTAGTCTCACCTCCATTATTACCGTGCGGTCATTTAGAAGTTTTAGCAAGTGATTCAAATTCTTTTCCTCCTGAAGATGAAACTTATCCCGGCCTCAACGCTCCATAGAGCAACCAGCTTCGAAACTtacattattaaaatattaaaaaatagatagactagatttcttcttatatttaaaCATATTATATCAttgtgaatatttatttttataataagtaaaataacACTATATTGCAAGAGTATTAATgatatttgatatcttatgtTGCGGATATTTCCTTAATATTCCATCtgtctcaaattatttgtcGTAATTATTGAATACAAGTCTCTTAATTACGAAATATTCCACCTTAGCCTTTGGGGTTCTTATTCCTACTATGTAATATTGTATATTTGAACTCACTACAATGAATCAACTTACTTCTGAGATGGATTAATCGATTGAACTAGATTTACTTGCTCTGAATTTCATCATGCTACCGAGTTTTGAATAGACGGAATCATTCGACGATGGCCATATACCTTCATAGAAAGCCAAATTGTAGAAAGATAGAACTCGGCTTATGGCtagaacacatattgaagaaaGAAGATATATAGATGAGGTAGTTTCCtttgtgtgttttttttgtgttattaataAAGAAGTTAACCGACTAGGGTTGTGGCGAACATAGCCGAAACTCAATTTTATtgcttttgaattttataatgacgattataagtaataataatgagtttaaaatttaaaatttatatatatttgataaatttattaatataaatagatTATTTGAGCAAAATCTACTAAGTTCGATCGAATTCCATGCGGACTACTAGCTGTCTAGCTCCGCCTTTACTGATAGAGTGGTAAAATACTCTTTCATCCTTCCTTAGAGGTCTCGTGTTTGAGCAGAGTCGGAACCACTTTACCCTTCGTCAAAAATTATATCGTATACATAAGTTAAATGTTGGCTATTATGagtgtatatttattttttgcacaCCCTTAACACAACTGAGAAGAAAACTCGTAAAACCTTCATTAAACTCCTGGCTCCCCCACTAGGTTCAAGTCCTCCTAAGTacgaaattatttttattagatagCATCTTACTcttaacataaaaaatttcgatacgaatttaaatttaatgatttttttttcgatCCTACCAATGTGGACTGTGCCGCAATATGGTcggaaaataaatgttataataCGTACGTTGTTTATTTTACTCGTTTTCTAAAATTCCTATAGTTGATTGTGTCAAAACTATTATGTCTCGAATGTTGTCTGCTGACTTGTCAATACTTCCAATTGGCACAATAATTTTCTGTCGGAAAATCATGAATTTTTGAGTTTTCGCCATTAATTATTATTGCTTTATcgtattgtttttaaaaaaaattatcaataaattttatttagatattttatggagtaatttattttaattgagcatttgaatatataataagatatttttattagatatttttagtttaaattttgaaaatattttacacgTACTTTCTAGTGTCTATTAGGTAATAATTAAGTCGaacacataaaatatttcatccCATTTAattatcactacaacaaaagcaaattttagcggcaataaatatacatattaataatgaGTACTAAAGtttttaccggcattagttaagtgtcatttgATCCAATTTCGCTAAAGGCTTTAgagacatatacaaagagtgctaattgccgctaaaaatacatatttagtggCAATTGAGCTATTGTCGTTAAAGGATCAATTTAGATGTAGTGTATATATATCAATCTCAATTTTAGAACATGCTTgtagtttttcttttattgggATAACTGTGGTGCACGCCATACGATTAATTTCATGAGATACTTGTCACCTCCTACCAACAACAACTATCAGTTAACTCTGTTCACAAAGACTCTGTTGAACATGACTGAGGTTTAATTATACGGCTTATAATTTAGACTAATGCATATTAACGTACTAAAGGAGatatattttaagtaattaactAATTATCTATGTAATGAACGCTTGAGAAtgtgtaaaaaaattaaaaatttaagttcGAAATGTTTAATAGGAACACTTAAATTATCACGTGTTCATGATGTACTAACTCAATCGAAACATATCATAGCTCGAATGTCTACATTAAATTGACCATCATCATCAATGTATTTTGTgtgtgcatatatatatatatatatatatatatttcattttggatctatcaaagaatgaatacactttcttatattaaaaaactatttttaaaaaacttttaagtttcttattttatatttaattaatgacatttTCTTATGATCACCATGACATATTAAAGACTACATTAtcaaaggttttttttttttcatatgtaaTAAAATTcagtctttctttttttcttcttacttAAATTTCGTCCTCGATCGAACACGTACtatggttataaaaaaaaagtgaaaaataagtcTTGGACCAACGTTTTTTAATTTGGGAATATAATACCTATCATATAAAACTTAATGCACCGTCCGCCTCCAAATGTTTTCtatcatataatatatagtcTTTCACGTAATATTCTCCCCTCTACCCCACCACccactatatatatacacatcatTTTAGTTTTGTAATTTGGTACAACTATAAATACCTTTCATTTTGAGTGCAGCCAAAATGTAATAATTAAGTGAAAGtatatgcattttaatattataactCCACAAAAAAAGAGCCTTAATATTTTCACTCATGATCATGAGGCTCTCAAGTGGAAATATTTCCAAATCAAACTGCAATATTATGGGATTGATACTCCCTATTTCAAAGTGTTCTACATTGAGCACTAAACGACTTGGAGCTCGTAGATTCAAGATCACGAGCTCATGGAATCCGAGGTTCAACCACTGCTCTGTTGGAGATAGAGCAATGGCTGAACTCCGGAACCGGTGGATGGAGTTCCAAGGGATTAAAAATTGGGAAGGCTTGCTTGATCCGCTTGATGATGATCTTCGTAAGGAGATCTTGAGGTACGAAAAATTCGTCGAAGCAGCTTATCGCTGCTTTGACTTTGACATGTCATCACCCTCGTATGCCACTTGTCTTTATCCTAAGAGTTCGATGCTGACAAATTGCGGACTAGACAAGACCGGTTACAAGGTGGTCAAGAACTTGTACGCCACGTGTGTGGTCCAAATGCCACGATGGACTAAAAAGACGTTTCCGAACCTAGCATCTCCACAATGCAGCTGGATCGGTTACGTGGCCATCTGCGACGACGCGAAAGAGATCACCAGGCTCGGGCGCCGTGACGTTGTGATCGCTTATCGGGGTACCGCCACCTCATCTGAATGGCTCGAGAATTTACGCGCCACGTTGACTTGCTTACCAGATGACATGACAACATCCAACGAAAATTATGATCAACCCATGGTACAAAGTGGACTCTTGAGCTTATACACAACAAACACCCAATGTGACCAAAGTTTGCAAGACACAATTAGAGAAGAAATTGGCAAGATTCTTGATAAATATAGTGATGAGGCATTAAGTATAACTATCACAGGACATAGTCTTGGTGCTGCCCTTGCAACATTAACAGCGTGTGATATTACTACAAAATTTAGTAACGCACCCATAGTGAGTGTTGTATCATTTGGAGGGCCTCGAGTTGGAAACAAAAGTTTTCGATGCCAATTAGAGAAAAGCGGTACAAATGTTCTCCGAATCGTCAACTCCGACGACCTTGTTACAAAAGTTCCGGGGTTCGTCATCCACGACGATATTGATGATGTGGCAGAAAGAGGGACTACCCACGTGGCGTCCATGAGGATGCCAAGTTGGCTACAAAAGTGCATGGAGGATACCCAATGGGTGTATGCTGAGGTAGGCAAGGAACTTAGATTAAGTAGTAAAGGGGATATTGCCACGTGTCACGATCTCAAGACATATTTACACTTGGTAACACTTATGAAAAATGTGCAGCTTTAGTttggaataaataaataaattccaaAACGATTAAAAAACcaatatttggtttggtttggtttaaattttgaaaatcgatactatttggtttggttttagttttactaaaattaaaccataaaataaccaaaccgaactGAGAAATTAGCtatgtaaattttataattatttatatattattcataaataaaatacagatattttgttaaattttaattaacacAAGTCTTTAAGTTTACAATTTTCTCAAgcccaacacttaaattttGGCCTAACTATTACAACTCTAATTTCAAGTCTATCAAAATCAATTACTTAGTCTTTACCTACCCTACCTCACATAAGATAGTCACACTTTTTTCTaaattgaatcactttgttcgtgtaataATAAATCTAGTGTTGCTTAACTGAACACACAATAGGTTTTTGTGGATTGTTCATGTACTAAGTGTCCGTGTCTATCGAGATTCGTATGtcctaaaaaaaatgattactttcaaaccaaaaaaatcagaaaaaaaggAACCAAACCGacgattattttttttcatttgatttgatttggttttaaaaaattaaaaatcaactagattgattttattttgattttaaccaataaatttaacaaaaactttgacaaatttaaaatgGGCAAATAGTGACATGACATTGATATTCTAGACATTAGGCAGACACAACTAAGACATGTGGGGGAGCAGTGTCTTGGCATCTAGGGCGAAGCCAAGTAGGAACCAGcgatttatttgaatttttttcgattaaaaattatattatttatgtctatactttatttaaaaaaaatactttttttccaTTAATTGAAATTTTCCATTGAAAAATGTTCATTGACTATTTGTAAGATATTTTGATTAAATCTGTGAGAAAAGTAAAAATGTTTAGTCCAGCATTTTAATGGAAATCTACCATGCATTTTTTCACTGAGCTGGTTCGGTGGAAATGAGATTGAATCATATTTTGTAGTACAATTTTTTCAATGATTCGTGGTGGAAAAGGTCTCTATTTTCCGTAGTAATATGTAGCAAATGTTGAATCctttttaacatttttatatatttatcttttcatattttaaacttcaTGATAAAAATTTGGACTCCGTCACTATTCACGACTAGGCAATGGCGCTAGATTCAGGCCATCAACATAGCCAAACACATTGATAGTTACTAGACTCATATTGTGTTCTAGCTTTAGGTGACATGAGTTTTGAAATGTTTTGAATGGCTAAGCatttttggatttgattgtCAAAGTAcattagaaaaaattattgtgTCTAAGTGGACCAAATTTAATGTCTTATATATGTATGACAAGTGTCAAATAGTgagaccatatatatatatatatatatatatataacacccTTTATATTACATGTAATAAACGTGGGAGAGAGCTAGAGAACTCCGGCTTGTGTATGTATatgtgatataaaaaaaaacgatTTCAAATCAACGTTTGATCAGCTTGCATTTTGAGATCgtgttttcaaaattttataaatagaaaaattaattcataagtTTATGTTTTGTAAGAAGAAAAACtcagattttaatttttgtaaaaagaaaaaagttcatGTTAGCTCGGTATGAAGAGAATGTTTCTATCACATGATAGAACTATAGTAATTAATAAGAATAACTAGCTATTGTATTGACTAgtgattattttaaaaataatattatgtgtATTTGGAAATTTGTAATTATAAGCATTTATCTATAAAATAAATAGGGAAATATGTGATTTATTAATGCAATGTCTTAGaatattatgatattttgtttatgaactataatttatttacttGGTAAGAGTGTataaaaattaggaaaattttaatatgaaattttcatatttttaaaattatatataatttaaaactctAAATGGCAGAAACAAAACTTTTATTAAGATTGTATGTCCCCCTTAGATTAATGTTAGCTGTTCATTATTCTATTTTCTCACAAACTTTTAATATGTGACgactttttaattttctttttttactttaactatttttactattttatattgtactttttatttttcattttttatttatttttatatcctTTCGatccaattttaaaaaatgtctttttcagGTCATGATTCTTTCAAAAGTAAGTTTTCTATtcgacaaatataaaaatagatagaTATACAACTCATCGCCTCAGACCCTATTTATAAACtatactaaatatgttattattattattattactatattaattgatagtttagaCTAGGACTGTTCAAAATTGAACTGAAACCGATAACCCGAAccgaaaaaaagttattgatctATCAGTAATGGGCTATTGGTTTAGTGGTTTTGATGactgttttgatttttttgttatcgGGTTATCCGTTCTTAACGGTTTGAGGTTTTTTCTTTAACGGGTTAACCGATAACcagatagtaaattaaataattatatttataccattttgtatataaagtccttgacttagagttcgatttcctacttttattttgGGTTGTCTCAACActtggttattctacaatgtaaaactgtttgcttttgagcaagatgTAGCTTGTGATCTCATGTACATGGTTCATTTTGTTTGTCgccttgtttctaagtgattttcatttttttttgtgtcaaatcatAACGGTACGTTAAATCAATAACCGAACCTATAACAATTAATAACCGATAAACCAATAAACGATAGGccaatatcttaatggttctataATGGTTTAACATATCTACAAACTGATAACCAATAAGTCAAATCGATAAACTTCAAAActaaaccgaaccgaccgatacgGGCTTAGACTGTCTTCAACTCATTTTATTACAATTTCAATCAATACTCTATGTTCCAAAAAAGTTGTATTATATCTATATAGAGATAGAGTTAATAAAGAGAAAGTaagtaagttatttaatttcttcccaaattttctttagtttttccttacgaaatattttctaaatattatattatattatatctaTATAGAGATAGAGttcacaaagaaaaagaaagtaagtcATTTAATTTCTTCaccatttttctttagtttttccttacaaaatattttttctcttcatttttatttgttcatatttgACTTAACACACTTTTTACACATTAATAAATGAAAgagtttttttaatcatattactctttaaatataataaatttttaaagaaatatattgaaaaaaataactataattaataataagagtaaattaaaaactaagtagtaagtaatttttaaaatttttttttatgacaaggaaaacctgtagccgctaccctttgggtgcacCCTGACACTATAATCTTTACTCTTTCAAGGCGCCTAAAACCACTAGCcactttatttatcattttacttgtatatacggTATAATATTCCGACGAAGGGTGTCCATTGGACA
The DNA window shown above is from Solanum stenotomum isolate F172 chromosome 6, ASM1918654v1, whole genome shotgun sequence and carries:
- the LOC125869001 gene encoding phospholipase A(1) DAD1, chloroplastic-like, translating into MEFQGIKNWEGLLDPLDDDLRKEILRYEKFVEAAYRCFDFDMSSPSYATCLYPKSSMLTNCGLDKTGYKVVKNLYATCVVQMPRWTKKTFPNLASPQCSWIGYVAICDDAKEITRLGRRDVVIAYRGTATSSEWLENLRATLTCLPDDMTTSNENYDQPMVQSGLLSLYTTNTQCDQSLQDTIREEIGKILDKYSDEALSITITGHSLGAALATLTACDITTKFSNAPIVSVVSFGGPRVGNKSFRCQLEKSGTNVLRIVNSDDLVTKVPGFVIHDDIDDVAERGTTHVASMRMPSWLQKCMEDTQWVYAEVGKELRLSSKGDIATCHDLKTYLHLVTLMKNVQL